GGTGGTCGCCATCCCCGACCACCCGCACGACCTGCGCACACTGGACGACACGCTGACATGGCTCGCGCGCCGCGGCGTGCGGCATCGCATCGATCCGGTGCTGGAGCCCATCGGCTTCGGCTTCGCCGCCAGCCTGGGCCGCTACCTCGAGGTGCGCCACCGCTATCCCGAGGCCGAATTGATGATGGGCATCGGCAATCTCACCGAGCTCACCGATTGCGACTCGGCGGCGGTCAACGTGCTGCTGTTGGGCGTGTGCCAGGAACTTGGTGTCCGCAGCGTGTTGACCACGCAGGTCATCAACTGGGCGCGTTCGAGCGTCCGCGAGTGCGACCTGGCGCGGCGGCTCGCGCATTACTCCGTCACGCAACGCGCGCTGCCAAAACATGTGGCGCCAGAACTGGTCTTGCTCCGCGATCCCAAGCTGCTGACCTACGGAGAGGACGAACTACGGCGCATCGCCAGCGGCATCAAAGACCCCAACTATCGTGTCTTCGCCGAAGAGGGGGTAATTCACCTCATGGCCGCCGGACTGCACCTGTGGGGTAGCAATCCCTTCGACCTCTTCCGTCGCCTGCAAGCGCTCGAACCGGCCAATCTCGACGCCGCGCACGCATTTTATCTTGGTTACGAACTGGCCAAGGCGACCACGGCGCTCACCCTGGACAAGCAATATCAGCAAGACCAAGCGCTCCGCTGGGGCTATCTGACCCGTCCCGAAATACCGCATGCCCCGGGCCATCGCCAGTTGCCGGAATGAGGCGACTTCTCTCCTCCACAAGTCGCCAGCGGCGGCTTTTA
The sequence above is a segment of the Pirellulales bacterium genome. Coding sequences within it:
- a CDS encoding dihydropteroate synthase, which produces MNREHIHFVTGRLAEHALRRQVAELAAQVDFDASISVLSISVAALMTTQWAARKLQIPPGVTRVLLPGLCGGDLSVVQQAIGVPVERGPSDLRELPEYFGQAPTRDYGAYDIEILAEINHAPRIKLDELLAQAEALAADGADVIDLGCDPAHAWSGVAEAVRALRDRGLRVSIDSMRPAEIAAACAAGAELVLSVNQTNRDAAADWGAEVVAIPDHPHDLRTLDDTLTWLARRGVRHRIDPVLEPIGFGFAASLGRYLEVRHRYPEAELMMGIGNLTELTDCDSAAVNVLLLGVCQELGVRSVLTTQVINWARSSVRECDLARRLAHYSVTQRALPKHVAPELVLLRDPKLLTYGEDELRRIASGIKDPNYRVFAEEGVIHLMAAGLHLWGSNPFDLFRRLQALEPANLDAAHAFYLGYELAKATTALTLDKQYQQDQALRWGYLTRPEIPHAPGHRQLPE